The segment GACGCCGTACGCCGGCGTGCTGGCCCTCGCCCTCGCCGGGCAGAGCGTCCTGGCCGCCGACGGGTACGCCGTGCCGTGGCTGGAGCGGATCGAGCTGTGGTCCGGTCCCTGGGGCTGGGCGGGGATGGCGGCGCTGTCCCCCACCCCGGACGCGGTTCCCGGCGGCCCGGTCGCCGCCGCTCTCCTGGTGGCGCTCACCGGCGGCTGCCTGGCGCTCGCGAACCGGGCCGTGGGCGGCGCGCTGCCGCTCGCCGCGGTCCGGCAGCGTTCGCGTACCGCGTCCGGGGTCATGAGCGCGCTGCTCACGGTCGAGCTGCGCACCGCGCGCCAGGTCGCCGCGGGGCCGGCGGGCGGCGAGCGGTCCGTACGGTTCCGGCTGCGCGCGCCGCGTCACGCGGCCCTGGCCGTGCCGTGGCGTGACTGTGTCGCGCTGCTTCGCGCGCCCGGCGCGGTGGCCAAGTCGGCGGCGGCGACCGCGCTCGCCGTTCCGGCGGCGGGGCTAGCGGTCAACGCCCACGGCGGGACCGCCGTCACCGCCCTTCTCGCGGCGCTGTCCCTGGGTTACTGGGCGGTGGCCCAGCTCCTGGAGTCCGCCCGCCTGGAGACCGACGACACCCGCCGCGCGTCGTGGGCGCCGTATTCCTTCGCGGGTCTGATGCTGCGGCACGCGATCGTGCCGGGAGCGGTCGCCCTGCTCATCTCGTGCGCGGCGGCAGCGGTGATCCTTCCGCTGGGCGGTCCGGCGCGAGCCGCCCTCGTGCCAGCTGCCGTCCCCGCCCTGGTGGCCGCCGGGCTGGTCAACGCCTGCCGGGGAGCGAGCAAGCTCCATCTGCTGATGGCCCCGTCCCAGTCCCCGGCGGGCGGCACGGGGCCCGTCCAGTTCCTGGTCTGGTATCTGGCCGGGCCGCTCACCGCGCTCGCGCTGCTGGCCGTCCCGTTCATGCTGGCGCTGCACGCCGGGACCCCGGCGGCAGCGGTGGCGGCGGCACTCACCAGCGCGACCGTCACCTGCGGGCTGCTGTGCTGGATGTACGCGCGGGCCCGCGCACTCACCCGCTGACCGAGCTGTCAGCGGTCAGCGGGTGAGCAGGCCGGAAGGTCAGCCGACGATGCGGTGCGTGGTCCAGAACGAGGTCAGGTCCGTGGTCGTGGCGGCCTGGGCGGCCGCCTTGAACTCGGCCGTGGTCGAGACGCCGTACCAGTGCGAAGTGGCGTAGTCCTTCAGCAGTTTGGCCATGACGGTGTCGCCGAGGAGCCGCCGCAGGTCGTGCAGGGCGCACTTGCCGTAGCCGTAGACGACGGTGGAGTACCGGGAGGAGTGGGCGTCCCAGTAGGCCATCGAGTTGGTGATGTTCTCCGCCGTCGAGGCCCACGAGACGCTGCTCCAGCAGCTGGTGCCGGTCTTGCTCAGCGCGAGGTCGGTGGCGTAGTCGGTGAACGCCTCATCCAGCCAGGGGCTGTTGTACTCGTCGTCGCCGACGATCCCGTAGAACCACTGGTGGCCGATCTCGTGGGTGAGTGCCGTGGTGCTGACCAGGTCGAGGACGAACCCGGGGTACTCCATGCCGCCGAACCAGAAGTTGTTGTCGATCACGGCGTCCAGCTCGCCGTAGGGGTAGGCGCCGAAGCGTGCCGCATGGGCGTCCACGGCGGTCTTGGCGGTGGTGAGCATGGACTGGGCGTTGGCCGAGCTGATGCCCGAGACGGAGTAGACGTTGATCGGGGTGCCGGCGGTCGAGGTGCCGGAGATCTTGCTGAAGGGGCCGGCCGCCCAGGCGAAGTCACGGACCTTGGAGGCCGTGGCGGTGGTGACCGTACGCCCGCTGGAGCCGGCGGTGTCGACCGAGGCGCCGGTGGCGGGCACCAGCAGGGTGGTCGGGTGGTCGAGGGTCACCTTGAAGTCGGCGGCCAGCGAGTAGAACGACTCGCCGTTGTTGGTGTACGGGTCCAGGTGCCAGCCCGATCCGTCCTTGACCGCCAGTACGGGCAGGGCGTTGCCGATCATGCTGAACGCGCCGTCGTAGCCGAACCGGTCGGCGCCGCTGGGCACGGTGATGCCCAGGTCGAAGCCGATCGTGGCGCTCTGCCCCTGTGCCAGTGGCGTCGGCAGGGCGATCTGCAGGGCCGTGCAGGCGACCGAGAGGGCGCCCGCGGTGCCGCCGGTGACATTGCTGACCGTGATCGGCATGGCGGAGCAGGTGCCGTGGTAGTTGTCCCACAGCCTCAGGTACACCTCGCTGAGCGCGGTGGCAGAGGCGTTGGTGAAGGTCGCGCTCTCGTGCCCGGTCCACACGGTGCC is part of the Streptomyces sp. NBC_01262 genome and harbors:
- a CDS encoding M1 family aminopeptidase, with protein sequence MRPTPHKVLVASAFAVFALAAASLPIPSAAAAPPTAPLAAAACTPAQVVTNGDFESGTSPWTQSSTTVITSSTGQSAHGGTSYAWLNGVGSTHTDTLSQSVTIPSGCATATLTFWLHIGTAETTSSTAYDKLTAKIGTTTLATYSNLNKATGYAQKSFDVSAFAGQTVSLAFTGTEDSSLQTSFVLDDIALSTSGDTTTPPADSTRTPAAPAYTVSLSSNTAGTVWTGHESATFTNASATALSEVYLRLWDNYHGTCSAMPITVSNVTGGTAGALSVACTALQIALPTPLAQGQSATIGFDLGITVPSGADRFGYDGAFSMIGNALPVLAVKDGSGWHLDPYTNNGESFYSLAADFKVTLDHPTTLLVPATGASVDTAGSSGRTVTTATASKVRDFAWAAGPFSKISGTSTAGTPINVYSVSGISSANAQSMLTTAKTAVDAHAARFGAYPYGELDAVIDNNFWFGGMEYPGFVLDLVSTTALTHEIGHQWFYGIVGDDEYNSPWLDEAFTDYATDLALSKTGTSCWSSVSWASTAENITNSMAYWDAHSSRYSTVVYGYGKCALHDLRRLLGDTVMAKLLKDYATSHWYGVSTTAEFKAAAQAATTTDLTSFWTTHRIVG